One Pseudoalteromonas undina genomic region harbors:
- the gtfA gene encoding sucrose phosphorylase translates to MMKNKVQLITYADRITGKDINALTALLKGPLKDVFAGVHLLPFYNPIDGSDAGFDPINHSEVDARIGTWSDIQALGKDHDLMADLIVNHVSAQSFQFQDVLAKGKGSEFWDLFLTKEDVFPNGMSNQEQQAIYRPRPGSCFTPMKCGDGQTYDFWTTFTDNQIDINVKVEAGIAYLNNVLTKFSANNVNIIRLDAAGYAIKQAGTNCFMLDETFAYLDKLSKQANDLGMETIAEIHSHYQTQVDVAKRVNMVYDFALPPLILHSLFNNDVDALLKWLQISPRNCLTVLDTHDGIGIIDAGPMGDKPGLLNASQIDNLVETMHANSNNQSRKATGAAASNVDLYQVNCTYYDALGANDFDYLLSRAIQFFAPGVPQVYYGGLFACKNDMELLASTNVGRDINRPYLDAAKIDEALNKPVVKGLIALIKIRNEHPAFAGEFTAQGGASVCCLMWKLEQQSISLSIDFTSRTALITQVNGAQETTLNLQSLLV, encoded by the coding sequence ATGATGAAGAATAAAGTTCAATTGATCACATATGCTGATCGAATCACCGGTAAAGATATAAACGCATTAACAGCACTTCTAAAGGGTCCACTTAAAGACGTTTTTGCAGGGGTACACTTATTACCATTTTATAACCCAATAGATGGTAGCGATGCAGGTTTTGACCCAATTAATCACAGTGAAGTTGATGCCCGAATAGGAACTTGGTCAGATATTCAAGCACTTGGAAAAGACCATGATTTAATGGCCGACTTAATAGTAAACCATGTATCGGCGCAATCGTTTCAATTTCAAGATGTGCTGGCCAAAGGCAAAGGATCTGAATTTTGGGATTTATTTTTAACTAAAGAAGACGTATTCCCTAATGGCATGAGCAACCAAGAACAACAAGCCATTTACCGTCCGCGTCCTGGAAGCTGTTTTACACCAATGAAATGCGGTGATGGTCAAACGTATGATTTTTGGACCACCTTTACCGACAACCAAATTGATATAAATGTAAAAGTAGAAGCAGGCATTGCTTATTTAAATAACGTACTTACTAAATTTTCTGCTAACAACGTAAACATTATTCGTTTAGATGCAGCGGGTTACGCCATTAAGCAAGCAGGTACTAACTGTTTTATGCTCGATGAAACATTTGCCTATTTAGATAAACTCTCAAAGCAGGCAAATGATTTAGGCATGGAAACCATTGCTGAAATTCATAGTCATTATCAAACTCAAGTTGACGTGGCTAAGCGCGTAAACATGGTGTACGACTTTGCCCTACCACCGCTTATTTTACATAGCTTATTTAATAATGACGTAGACGCACTGCTTAAGTGGTTACAAATTTCACCACGTAATTGTTTAACTGTACTAGACACCCATGATGGCATTGGCATTATTGACGCGGGTCCAATGGGCGATAAGCCAGGGCTGTTAAACGCATCTCAAATAGATAATCTAGTAGAAACCATGCATGCCAACAGCAATAACCAGAGCCGTAAAGCAACAGGTGCAGCTGCAAGTAACGTCGACCTCTATCAAGTTAACTGTACGTATTACGATGCATTGGGCGCAAATGATTTTGATTACTTATTATCTCGCGCCATTCAATTTTTTGCACCGGGTGTACCACAAGTGTATTACGGTGGTTTATTTGCTTGCAAAAATGATATGGAGCTTCTGGCGAGCACGAATGTTGGTCGTGACATTAATCGCCCTTATCTAGATGCCGCTAAAATAGATGAAGCGCTAAATAAGCCGGTAGTAAAAGGATTAATAGCGTTAATTAAAATACGTAATGAACACCCTGCATTTGCTGGTGAATTTACTGCTCAAGGTGGCGCAAGTGTATGTTGTTTAATGTGGAAGCTTGAACAACAGTCAATTTCTTTGAGTATTGATTTTACAAGTCGTACCGCACTTATTACACAGGTTAATGGTGCTCAAGAAACCACTTTAAACTTACAAAGTTTATTAGTTTAA
- a CDS encoding LacI family DNA-binding transcriptional regulator translates to MSKPTRWTLKSIAKELGVSNATVSNAFNRPDQLSAKRREAILKACKELGYYGPNKAAQSLRSGTFNIVALVLPDSVEYMVSDPVASSFMRGVTSVLEKNGINVLLFSGNSDNLNNVVDFVDGFICYGRPRNKALVEQLKTVQKHVVTVDFDIARNASININNEQASYEIAKHVLHSATDNVAILGLRLLDENVLCRVYEHHEFETGQSISHQRLRGYQRALNEANVTVADDRIWNIPESSERFASIAAKEVLNASPRPDVIICMSDLIALATMREAIKQGIKIGNELRIVGFDGIEEAARFVPRLTTIHQNSQEKGVIAANLFISKEEKQHEVGYALDIGASS, encoded by the coding sequence ATGAGTAAACCCACCCGCTGGACATTAAAGAGTATTGCCAAAGAATTAGGTGTGTCTAATGCTACGGTATCAAATGCGTTTAATCGCCCTGATCAACTCTCTGCTAAACGCCGCGAAGCCATACTTAAAGCTTGTAAAGAGCTCGGTTATTATGGCCCTAATAAAGCGGCGCAATCTTTGCGAAGTGGCACATTTAATATTGTTGCTTTAGTGCTGCCAGATAGCGTGGAATATATGGTGTCAGACCCTGTCGCGAGTAGCTTTATGCGTGGTGTAACCTCAGTGCTTGAAAAAAACGGCATTAATGTTTTATTGTTTTCAGGCAATAGCGACAACCTTAATAATGTTGTTGATTTTGTTGATGGCTTTATTTGTTATGGACGCCCGCGCAATAAAGCACTAGTAGAGCAACTAAAAACAGTACAAAAACATGTGGTCACTGTGGATTTTGATATTGCCCGCAACGCCTCAATTAATATAAACAACGAACAAGCCAGTTACGAAATAGCCAAACATGTTTTGCACAGTGCAACTGATAACGTGGCAATATTGGGCTTGAGATTACTCGATGAAAATGTATTGTGCCGAGTTTACGAACATCATGAGTTTGAAACGGGTCAATCTATTTCTCACCAACGCTTACGAGGTTATCAGCGTGCGTTAAATGAAGCGAATGTAACGGTAGCCGACGACCGCATTTGGAATATTCCTGAAAGTAGCGAGCGTTTTGCCAGCATAGCTGCAAAAGAAGTATTAAACGCCTCACCACGCCCTGATGTGATTATATGTATGAGTGATTTAATCGCCCTCGCCACCATGCGAGAAGCAATAAAACAAGGGATAAAAATAGGGAATGAGCTACGTATTGTTGGATTTGATGGCATAGAAGAAGCAGCCCGTTTTGTGCCTCGCCTTACGACTATTCATCAAAATAGCCAAGAAAAAGGTGTAATAGCTGCTAACTTATTTATTTCTAAAGAAGAAAAACAACACGAAGTAGGTTACGCACTCGATATTGGTGCAAGTAGCTGA